The Nostoc sp. 'Peltigera membranacea cyanobiont' N6 genome contains the following window.
ATAAGGGAATTAAAATGACTTACGATTCAGAAGATGTGCAAAAAATCCTTGAAATAGCACTCACTCGCAAACAAAAAGGAGAATTTTCACGAGAACAGCTTCTAGAAATGGCATCGGAGTTAGGTATTTCTTCTGATATTTTAGAAAAAACCGAAAAAAAGTGGTTAGTTCAACAAGAAGAGGAACGGTTGCGACACACATTTAATACTTTCCGACGCAGAGCCTTTTGGGGGCATTTTGTTTCCTTTTCAGCAGTGAATTTATTCCTCATTCTCTTGAATTTCATCACTAGTCCTAGTTATTTTTGGGCTATTTTCCCAGTATTAGGATGGGGGTTAGGACTATTTTTTCATTGGTGGGGTGTTTATCAGAGTAAATCAGAGGATTACGAAATAGCCTTTCAAAAATGGCGTTCACAGATTTAACAAAAAGTCAAGTCAGATTCAAATAATTTTTGGGGGCGATCGCTTCACGAGTCACTGTAGCGGAAGTTAAGCTACCCTTCATAAGCTGTTCAAGTAGGGGCAATTCATGAATTGCCCTAAGAAAAAATCTTTCTTTCCGGCTATTGTTTGCGTAATACCAATTCTCTATGAAGATGCGCTAAACCATAAGTACAAGAAAGAAAAACGAACCGAAATCGCGCAGCGTCTCGTCAGAGAAGAATACAAAGAAAGAAGTTAAAAGGGTTTAGCGTACCCTCACAAAGAAATGGTATAAGTTCTGTAGTTAATAGAGAACTATTTGCATAACTTATGTGGGGTTGGGGCTGTTGCCAACCTTTTTGCCTAGAAATTCCAAGATATTCAGCCAGCCCTGTTGTCCAAATTTGCGTGTCCTTCTGGATAAAATTTTCCCTTAAATCTGGGGCATCCTGAAACTTGAGTAGTTCTACAATCACACCCTGTAATCTCTGTGTTTGCCAATTTGCCAAAATAGAGATGTAGGCTAGAAGAACTAGGCTTTTAACATAGCTTGATTGCCTACACTCAGGAGCAAGAGTCGGCTGGTTTGAAACAATTAAGAGGAAGGGAATATGGACAACAGCAACTGGTTGCAACAGCTAATGATGGTGGGTCTTGGTACAACGTCTTTAGTAGCAGAAAAACTGCGCCAAGTCGGCGATGACTTAGTTAAAGACGGTAAGCTCAATCCTGAGCAAGCCAAGGCAGTTATAGACGATCTTGCCCAGCAGTTAAAGTCGGAGCAAGGAAACTTCGATGTCCAAATGCAACGACAAATGCGAAATATGATGCAAGATTTGGGGGTAGCTCGCCAGTCGGAAGTGGATGAACTGCGGGGTAGAATTGACCGTTTAGAGCGTCAATTGCGCGATTTAGAAAATAAGCTTTGGCGTTAAGATGTCCTTTGTGATTTAAACTAATTGTGTCCTATTGGTAATCTTTTTGCCAGGATACTTAAGTAAGGAGAACTGATTTTGAAACCAATTTTCCTCAGCGTGGCGTTCATGCTGGTGTGTGTTGTGCTTTTGGTTGTAGGGCAAGTAGGCAGTAAACAGAATACCGCCATTGCGGCCGAGTTAACCCAAAGTCCGCCAACGGCCACAACTGTAACTGAAAACAATATCTTAATTGCGAGTAATACTATGTCTGATGCTAATGCCGTAACTACCCCCTCTGGATTAAAGTATGTTGAGTTAAAAGAGGGGACTGGGGCGACTCCTCAACCAGGACAAACGGTTGAAGTTCACTATGTCGGCACCTTAGAAGATGGTACTAAGTTTGATAGTTCACGCGATCGCGGCCAACCCTTCAGCTTTAAAATTGGCGTTGGACAAGTAATCAAAGGTTGGGACGAGGGAGTTAGCACAATTAAAGTAGGCGGCCTTCGTAAGTTAATCATCCCATCTGAGTTAGGCTATGGCGCTCGTGGTGCTGGTGGCGTGATTCCACCTAATGCAACTCTAATTTTTGAAGTGGAATTGCTGGGAGTTAAGTAGAAAATAGGGCATGGGCATTGGGTATTGGGAATTAAGTAAATAATCTAACTTTTAATCTTCTGCTCCCAATCCCTAGTCCCCAGTGCCCAGTCCCCAATTCAATAGCTAAATTTTTAAATTTTGAAACTTTGTAAACTGTGGATTAAATAAAAGTTTCGCAGTCCCTGTAGGCCCGTTGCGGTGTTTAGCTATAATTACTTCTGCAATGCCGCGATCGGGAGTATCTGGAGAGTAATATTCATCGCGGTACAACATTATTACTAAATCCGCGTCTTGTTCAATGGAATTGTGAACAATAATATTATTTGCAACAAAATTATGCAACCCAGGAACCGTAAGATCAAATACTTCTTCCTCGCCGCCATATTCAATTGAAAGTATCTCGTCCCAATAAACATCACTTTTGGCAAGAGTAACAAGTTTAGATGATTGAACAACATTACCAACTTTTAAACATCTTTCTCGACTTAAATTTAGTTTATAAAGGGTAGAGCCACAATGCGAAACTCCAATGGAGGCTTGTAATATCCGTGTGGTGAATCCAATAGCTTGCATTGCAGGTACAACCTCTATTTTCCAAACATCTTTCGGAATTACATCTCTATTAGGGTTGTGAATACTATTTTCAAGGTGTTGAAAAATATCTTGGAGTGAACGTAGCTTATATTCTCCGACTGCTCCAACATGAATAATAAATAACTGGAGATCGGGCTTACCAGTGATTATTACATGATATTGATTTCTGCCTTTCCCAACTTGAGAAACTATCCTGAGTGTTGCGTTAATGCCAAGTCTTAACAAAAGTGTCTGTATATCAAAAGCTAGTCTCTGACTACTCGTTGCATAATATGCAATAGGTCTTAAGTTTTTTCCTGCAACCAATTTTATACAGCCATCTGTACTCCAAAGGTGTCTTAAAAAGCAACCTATTGACTCTTGGGGTTGTGAGAACAATTCTTGAGGTACAAATTTTTCATAAGACCTTAAACCAAAAACACCGAGAGAGTCTAGCCATTTGGCTATTGGATTTCTCACACGATGAGTTAGATTCTGTGCTGCGGATAAGTAAACTTGATACCAGCTACGTTCAGGTGAAATTCTAGGAACAATTGAATCTCCAAAAACTTCTCTTGCCAAGAAAGTAACATTCTGAGCTAAATCTATCTCTCTGGTAGTGTACTGTATGGCATGACGTGGCAATGTACAACCGTCGCCAATTAAATGCCCTAATAATGCAACTTCGGCATAAGTCATGGTTTGTTTACCAGGACTGGGGAGATGTCTTGGTAAACATAGATGCTCTTTAGGAGTTAATTCATCAAGTCTTTTCCAGCCATTAATTGTTAAAAATTTGTGATTAACTGTAGCACGAATTTTTCGCCCCAATCGAGTTATTAAGGTAAACACAGGCTTAATACCTGTGGAAAAAGCATTGCTAACAATTGCCTTTTCTAGCTGCATTGTAGCTTCGTTTAACGCCCAAACTGCAAAACCAGATTTACCTGCTAATTCCCTAATTGGTACTTGCAAGCCGTTATCCGCCAAAGTTACTAGGGTGTCACCTGTCAAACAACCCGATTCTCTCAAATCAGATAACATCGGACGCTTATTAGTGCGTGCTTCCACCCCTCGACTCAACTGAGATAGGGCAATAACTGGTACAGATAATTCCCGCGCTAAACCTTTGAGTTGACGCGTAATTTTTGATAATTCTTGTACGCGATTATCACCTGCTCCTTCCATCAATTGTAAGTAATCTATTACAATTAATCCTAATTCAGTTCCAACTTCTGCTTGTAGTCTTCTTGCCTGACTACGCATTTGTGTAACTGTAATATTCGGCGTGTCGTCAATATAAATTGGCATCTCAGAAAGGATACCAATAGCTCGGCTTAAAGGTTCCCACTGTGTTTGACTGAGGCGACCAGTTCGCAGATAACTACTTTCAATTTGCGCTTCGCTAGCTAATAGCCGTTGCGTCAGTTGCTCTTTTGACATTTCTAAACTGAAAAAAGCAACTGGTAATTTATAAGAAGCGGCGATGTTATGAGCTAGGTTAAGGCAAAATGCTGTTTTTCCCATTGATGGTCTGCCAGCGACAATAATCAAATCAGAGCGCTGAAAGCCGCTAGTCATGGCATCTAAATCGTAAAATCCGCAGGGAATACCAGGTAAAGCGATGCCTTGATTTCTATCTTCAATATCCTGGAAATTATTAATTAGAGTATCAGAAATATGAACTAAACCCGATTGGGGACGTTCTTGAGTTACACCGAATACTTTCTGTTCTGCTTGGTCTAAAACAGTTGATAACTCGGTTTCTGTCTCGTAACCAAGATGGACAATTTCATTGCCAGCTTTAATTAACTGCCGCCGCAGGTATTTTTCTGTCACTAACCCTGCTAAACCGTCGATGTTCACAGCTGACACTGTGCGATCTACCAGAGTTGCTAGCTTATTTCTGCCACCAATACGCGCCAGTAAATCGTGATCGGTCAGCCAACTTGTAACCGAGAGCATATCTGTGGGTTTACCTTGGGCGTGAAGCCTGACAGCTGCTTGATAAATCTCTTTGTGAGCGCTAATGTAAAAAGCTTCGGGAAGAAGGCGATCGCTAACTCGACTAATCGCTTCTGGATCTAGCAAAATACCCCCCAAAATCGCTTCTTCGGCCTCGATATTTTGTGGGGGGAGGCGATCGCTACCATCGCCTTTAAAATTCAGTTCTTCAGCCATAAACGATTTTAGTTTTGACGATTTTGCTAGAGACGCGATTAATCGCGTCTGTAGAGGAGTTAGGAATATTATTCACTCCCTCATCCCCCTCATCTTTGCGTCCCCCTTCTGAGTTAACTAGCGACGACTTGAATATCGACTTGTGCTACTACATCAGAATGCAGCTTGATTTCGGCTTGATAAGTACCAAGGTGGTTAATATCAGGGATGGTAATTCCACGCCGATCGACTTCTTGACTGGTGGCTGCCTTAATTGCATCTGCAACATCTTGGCTGGTGATAGTACCAAAAATTGCTTCGTTTTCACCAACTTGCTTGGCAATTGTCAAGCTACCAACTTTTTCCAGAGATTCTTTTTGCTCAAGAGCTTGTTGTCTGAGTTCTAATTGCCGTTGACGCTCTTGCTCGCGACGGCGTTCTACTTGCTTGAGAATACCAGGAGTGGCATTGGTTGCCAATTTCTGGGGAATCAGATAATTACGAGCGTAGCCAGGAGCTACTTCCACTAAGTCGCCAGATTTCCCCAGCTTGCTGATATCTTGATTTAAAACTAACTGTACGCGTTTCGCCATCGTTTTTCCTGTAAAATCTGATTAATTTGGGTAAGGCTTGATAGCTCACAATGTCACTGCTGTATTCCAAGCTTCTTTGCCTCCACCCTAAAGCTTACAGATCGTAGCGAAAGGAAGGGTGCGATCGCAACTATTCCCACTAAAAAGTTGAAGGAATGGGGAATGGGGAATTGGGAATGGGGAATTGGGAATGGGGAATGGGGAATGGGGAATTGGAAATGCGGAGCAGAGGGGAAAGAGGTAATTTTAATTCTCTTCCCATCCTCAATGCCCAATGCCCAATGCCCCATTCCCAATTCCTAAAAGTTATTTTTCATTTCGCGTATCCGCGCGAAGGTTTGCACTCCATCGCTACTCTTAACAGTTGATTGTAATGATGGCTGATCCCAACGCAAAAAGGGATTGGTGTGCTTCTCCACTCCCAGCAGTGAGGGAATTGTAGCTTCTCCTCGACTACGATAAGCCTTCACTTCATTGAAGCGTCTTTGTAAGTCGGCGTTGTCGCCATCCACAGTTAGAGCAAATTGCAGATTGTTCAACGTGTATTCGTGGGCACACCAGATGCGTGTATTATCAGGTAGAGAGCGCAGTTTGCTTAAAGAGTCTACCATTTGGGTCGGTGTTCCTTCAAATAAGCGACCGCAACCGCCAGAAAATAAGGTATCGCCGCAAAATAAATCGCCCGTCTCACCAGCTTTTTCGGGGGGAAAGTAGTAAGCGATGTGAGCGCGGGTATGTCCAGGAACGAAGATAACTTCAGCTATGCGGTCTGCAAACTGGACGCGATCGCCTTGTTGCAAAAATACCTGCTGTCCAGGAATTCTCCCACGATCCTCGGCTCCTCCATAAACTATCAATTGGGGGAATTGTTCGATTAATTGCTTATTACCACCCACATGATCGTTATGGTGGTGGGTATTGAAAATTGCTACCAACTCAGCTTTTAATTCTGCTAGTTTCTTTAATACTGGTTGAGACTCGGCTGGATCGACAACAGCCGCGATATTTTGCTTCTCGTCATGTACTAAGAATATATAGTTGTCTGAGAGTGCTTCCAGACGGATTACCTGCATTGCCTCTGCCTCTATTATTAGTAGAACGACTGGGAAAAACCAAACTATGTTAACAAAATTAAATTAGACTAAAACCCTCTTCCCTCGTGCCTCCTGCCTAATCCTGATGATAAATATTCACGCCAACCTACTTTAAACAGATGTTTGGTATTCAGTAACAAGGCTACTTGCACAAACTACATCCAGTATTTATACTTTATTGAGTATGACTGTAACTTACTATTAATTATAATAGATACAACTATATTATCTAGTAAATACACTTAAAATAACCAAAATAAATCGCAATTTCTCAGTGAATTTTCTCTGGTAATAACCGCAAAGACAAAGCTATATTTATTTTGTAATTTGCTGTTAAAAGGATACAAATAAATTCATTCATTTGGATATATTTACTTTCATTGATTGAGATTAATTTTATGTGGATAATTTTGGATTTTGAAAGCTTTAGCCAATATCATTAATTTTAATCTTTCTAGGCTGTATTTATGTTAGTTATTTCTGCAAAATCTGGACAATTAGGAAACAGATTATTGTCATTTGCTAATTTTATAGCATTTGCAATTGAAAATAATTTTACAGTTATAAACCCAGCTTTTGAAGAGTATGCTGATTTTTTTATGTCAACCTCCGAAGATTTTTTATCTTGCTATCCCTCTCCAGTAGTTTCAATTCCGGGAAATAAATTTTTACGCAAATATTACTACGATTTTAATCGTTTTTTAGCTGAAAGCGGCCGGTTTAAGACAATTAATATTAAGCGCGATCGACCTTTTAGCTGGAGTAATTCAATTATTACAAAAGAGTTGAAATCAGGCTCTATAAATTTTTTTCAAGGATGGATGTTTCGTGATGGATGGTTTGTAGACGATCTCTCAAATCTCCAAAAACATGGAGAAAAAATTCGTGCTTACTTTCAACCTTTAAATAAGTATCAGCTTAATGTAGCAAATCTCATATCCCAGATACGTAGCGAGACTGATGCGATCGTTGGAATCCATATCCGTCATGGGGATTACCAAGAACATCAAAACGGTAAATATTTTTATTTATTTGAAGAGTATTTAAAGGTTATGGAATCAGCTAAAGCACTATTTCCTAACAAAAAAGTGACATTTTTGATTTGCTCAAATCAGAGGCAAAAGGAAGATTATTTACAACATTTATCTTATGTTTATGGCAATAATCATATAATTGAGGATATGTATTCTTTGGCAGAATGTGATTATATTATTGGCCCACCGAGTAGTTATAGCATGTGGGCATCATTTTACGGCAAGCGGCCTCTCTATATGATTAGGGATGTAAATAAAACCTTAAAAATCGAAGATTTTGTTCACTTTTACCAATGGCAAGGAGTTTTTTACCCTAACGAGGACTGGAGTAAAAGTGTTTGGGAATGGACACATTAAATTACCTCGGCTAGGATTAAAAGTAATAATTATTTAACTTGTTTTATTTATGAAGACAGAAACCAGAGGTTTTATTACAATCTTAACCGGACTCTACTCTTTTCAAGATTGTATTCATTTTTTAGCGGCGGTTAGAAAGTTTCATAAAGAGCCGATTATTATTTTAATTGACCAAGTACCAATAATTCTTTATCCTTTGCTCAAGGCATTCAAAAATGTAATTTTAAAGCCAGCACCTGCAAATGAAAATACTGTTTTAGCATCGCGGCAAGCAAAACTAGCTCTATATGCAGCTTCTGACTTTGATAAAACGATTTACCTAGATTCAGATATTTGTTTACTTTCAGATATCAATGATGTCTTTGACTATTTAGATGAATATGACTTTTTACTAACTGAAGATGTTCAACCTTCTATTTTGAAAGCCACAAATTTATTACGTGGTAAACAAGAAGACCTTTTGCCAAATGTTTTGCCAATTCTGCAATCAGTAGGATTACCATTACAAGCAGATAGCGTGCAGTATAATGGCGGTTTTATGGCTTTTAGGAAAACAGAAGTAACCAAGATATTGTTTGAAGAATTTAAACAGTATTTTGAGATTGTCAAAAATAACCAAGATAAATTACTCCTAAAAGATCAAGGGGCTTTTGCTTCTGCGATCGCATCTGTACGTCCTTACATGAAAATCCTACCACCTACCTATAATTATCTCAGTAAGTGGCAGGATGCTTATGATATTCAGGATAAAATTAAAGTTCTTCACTGTACTTATCCTTATCGACCTCAATATGCTAAAGATATTAGTCGTTCCTTGTATACAAGGATTTTTGACAGATTAGCTAAAGTATTTTTACCGAATCAAGTGACAAATCCTTGGCGAATTAAATAAAAATAAGTAAGAAAATAGTGAAAAAGTTTTCCAAGATATCGCTGTTGGTTTCTGATTTATCAAGTGCAGCTATTTTGCGTGCATACTTGATAGCAACAGCCCTAAAAAATTTAGAATATGAAGTTGAAATTATCGGGTTTTTATTTGGAAAGAACTTATATCGTAATTTGCCGTTAGAATTAAATGTTTATAATTTACCAGGCAAAAACTTTCCAGATTTTTTTGGAGAAATTCAAAAAATTTTACCAAAAATTAATGGAGATATAATTTATGCAATAAAACCACAAATAGCGAGTTTTGGAGTTGCTTTATTAAAGAAAATCTTTAGCCGCAACCCGTTAATTTTAGACATAGATGATTGGGAACTCAGTTGGTATGGTGGCGACGACTGGCATTATAGTCTTACACCCAAACAATTAGCCAGAGACTTGTTGAAATCAAACGGCGCACTCAGAAATCCTTATCATCCTTTGTACGTGAAATGGATGGAAGGTTTGGTAAGTCATGCTGATGCTGTGACAGTGCATACTAACTTTTTGCAACAGCGTTTTGGCGGTACATTTGTCCCCAATGGTAAAGATACTGCTTTATTCGATCCCTCTGGATATGATGCTGAGTCCAGCAGAAATCGTTATGGTTTATCTGAATATCGTATTTTAATGTTTCCTGGTGCGCCAAGACCCTATAAAGGTCTAGAAGATGTTCTCATAGCACTCGATAAAATTAATCAACCAGACTTAAGACTAGTGATTGTCGGTGGCAGTCCTTATGATGATTACGATCGACAACTTCAAGAAAAGTGGGGACGCTGGATTATCAAATTACCAAAGTATCCAGCTGATGTTATGCCCGATCTGGTTGCAGCTGCTCACATTGTAGTCGTTCCCCAGCGAGATACCCCAGAAACTCGCGCTCAATTTCCTCTGAAGTTGACAGATGGAATGGCAATGGCTAAACCTGTATTATCAACACGTGTTGGAGATATTCCCAAAATTTTAGGTGATACTGGTTATTTAGTCGAACCTGCCTGTCCTGAACAGATTGCTGAAAAAATTCAATTGATTTTTGAGAATTTAGAGTCAGCAAATCAGAAAGGTATTAAGGCAAGAGAAAGATGTGTGGAACACTATAGCATAGAGGCTATGGCTTCTGTGCTTAAGTCAGTAATTGCTCGGTTGTGAATATTTATAGATTGTGATGCATTTAAAAAGAGATTTTCATTTCCTCTTTGTGCCAAAGCATCTCTGGTATTTTATCTGGAAAAATTTCTAGAAACTGGTGTTATAGGTGTAGCTGTGTTTTTACGGAGTTGAGAGATGAAGATTATTTAGTTTAATTTATTTGATAATTAGCTATTTTAGCAATTAATTGGTGAATAATATTAAGAAGTGAAATTGGCATAAAAATATCCAATGTCTACCAGAAAACTACTACTAAGATTCGCTAAACCCTATCCAGGTTTAATTCTGCTGACAATATTGTTAGGATTTTCTGGAGCTTTATTTAATGGGATCAGCACAGCTTTAATTGTGCCGGTGGTTTTAAAAATTGTGGGGCAAGAAGTAGATTTAAGTACCGCCCCTCCCATCTTAAAAAGGTTGATATCTCCCTTTGATAATACTCCAGAACCTTACCGAATAGGAGTAATGGCTGGGGCAATTATATTCACAATTCTTTTAAAGAATTTAGCAACTTATGCCAGCACATTAGCATCGAGTTCTTTAACTCGAAAGCTGACATCTGATATGCGCGAAACTGGGTTAAGGCTATTACTAGAAATTGATATAGATTATTATGCCAAGACAAAGGTTGGTGATTTAATAAACCGTCTTGGTGGAGAAATTGGCAGGGCTGCAAGTGCTATAGGTAGTACGGTCAAGATAGTTATTCTAGTAATCACAGTTTTAGTTTTTGTCGCTTTATTGCTGTCAATTTCTTGGCAGTTAACAATTGCTGCTACGCTTTTACTGTCATTGGTGACGTTAATAAATCAGTATGCCATTTCTCGGTCGAGAACTTTTGGCAAACAGCTTAGTGAGATGTCTAGAGCATACTCAGTCTCTGTACTGGAAACTTTGAACGGAATCCGACTGGTAAAGGCGACTGGAAATGAACAAAAAGAATATCAACGGATTAAAAAATTAATTCGCGATCGCGAATTAGCAGATTTTCAGTCTCAGGTTAATTCGGAAGTGATTACACCTCTGAGTGAGGTGATGGGTATTACAGCTTTACTGCTGATTGTACTTTTGAGCAAAACCTTCTTTGCGGATCAAGTTTCTTCTCTTTCTACCGTACTGCTGACATATTTATTAGTGCTGCTACGAGTGCTGCCATTAATTTCTCAGTTAAATACTATTCGCAGCAACTTTGCCAGTACTGCCGCCAGTGTAGATGTGACGAATGAATTTTTAAGCCTGCATGATAAACCGTTCATGGAGAAGGGTAAACTTCCCTACACAAAATTAGAAGAGGGAGTGTCTTTTAATTCTCTTTGCTTTGCCTACCCCGATCATGAAAAGTTGGTACTAAAAGATGTGAATTTATATTTACCGCGCGGTACAACCTTAGCCTTAGTAGGCGGATCTGGTGCTGGTAAATCCACTTTGGCAGACCTTTTGCCCAGATTTTACGACCCGATCGCTGGCAGCATTACCATTGATGGCACCGATTTGCGGGAGTTCGATCTTATATCCGTGCGAAAGCGGATGGGCATTGTTAGTCAAGATACCTTTCTTTTTAATGACTCGGTACAAAATAACATCGCCTATGGGCGAGCAGAAGCAACTGAGGATGAAATTCTGACAGCAGCCAAGCGGGCAAATGCTTATGAGTTTATCAGCAAATTGCCTCAAGGATTTGATACCCTAATTGGCGATCGCGGCGTAATGCTATCTGGTGGACAAAGGCAAAGATTAGCGATCGCCCGCGCCCTGCTGCAAAATCCCGAAATTCTGATTTTAGATGAAGCCACTAGCGCTTTAGATACTGTTTCCGAACGCTTAGTACAAGCTGCACTTGACGATCTTAGTCGCGATCGCACCACCTTAGTAATTGCTCACCGCCTTTCTACAGTCCAAAAAGCCAATCAAATAGCCGTATTAGAGCAGGGACAGGTGGTAGAAGTGGGAACCCATGACGAACTTTTACAAAAGGGTGGTTACTACTCACGCTTGTACTCAATGCAATTTGCGGAACGTCCTGAAACTGTTACCAAACACAATCAAAGCTTGCTCCGCATCTCTCACGAAATTCGGACGCAGATGAACTCGATGATTGGGTTTCTACGCTTATTACTTGATGATTTAGTAGACGACTCCCAAGAACGGCACGAATTAATCGAAGACTCTTATAAATCAGCCTTGAGAATTCTCAACACCATTGATGTTTTTGAGGATGTTATTAATTTGCAAATCAGTGGGCAAATGCTCTCAATCTCTGACCAAAATCAAAATATTATCAGTAAGCATTATCAAATTTTTAATCAAATTTCCGTTGAGTTTCGGACTTCTCTCAATCTCATACTTAGCTCTCTCCGCTCTCTAGCTGATAACTTGACATACACCACAGAAGAACAAAATGGTTTAATTACTGAAAGTTATGAGTCGGCTATATATCTGCTCGATGACTTAGGAAAATTTGAGAATAGTATTAATGTCTAAAGTTATGAAAAATCCTCCTTTAAAACAGCACTACATTTTTTTTATTGGTGAAGAATTACCTCAGCCAGAGGCTCACCTAGTGCAGTCTACAAATGCAGCTAATGCCGCCGCAAATTTGGGATACTCAACAGTTTTGGTATACCATGACAAAGGAGCAAAAGCTAGTAATCCAGTTAATTTATTACGTCCTTTTCAACCGATAAAAACGCCAGTAGAACTTGTTCAATATTACAATCTCCATGACAAATTAAAAGTTGCTCCCTTACCAATGCCTTGGCCAATTGACCATTTTCAGAGCAAATTTACTGACTCTAACACCATTGCCAGTAAGTATTATTTACCATTTCATATACTTCCAACTACTAAACTTGTCCACAGTCGTAACTGGAATTTTATCAAAGCTGCCATCAAAAATGGTATTCCGGCAATTTATGAACACCACCACCATGAAGACAAACCCTTTGAGCCAGAAATTGTCACAAATCCACTTTTGCAAATTGCTGTAACCGTTGTAGACACAATCCGCGAAAGCATGATTAAAAATGGGATGCCCCCAGAAAAAGTAATTAAGCTGCACAATGGTTTTAACCGCTTATTTATGGAAAGACAACCAGAAAAAGCGGCAGAATGGCGGAAAAAACTGTTGCGAGACGAAAGCCAATCTTTGGTAGTTTATGCGGGAGCTTTGCAGCAATTTAAAGGTATTGATGTACTAATTGATGTGGCTAATGAAATGCCTAATGTGCAATTTGCCTGTGCAGGTGGCAAGCCAGCAGAAGTTGAATACTATCAGAAATTAGTAACAGAAAAACAGGTTCATAATATTAAGTTTTTGGGCTATATCTTGCATAATGAGTTAGCATCTTTGCTACAAGCAGCTGATGTTTTAGCTCACCCTCATTGTTCGGGAAAAGCGGCAACTTTCACGTCTCCCTTAAAGCTATT
Protein-coding sequences here:
- a CDS encoding glycosyltransferase family 4 protein, with the protein product MKKFSKISLLVSDLSSAAILRAYLIATALKNLEYEVEIIGFLFGKNLYRNLPLELNVYNLPGKNFPDFFGEIQKILPKINGDIIYAIKPQIASFGVALLKKIFSRNPLILDIDDWELSWYGGDDWHYSLTPKQLARDLLKSNGALRNPYHPLYVKWMEGLVSHADAVTVHTNFLQQRFGGTFVPNGKDTALFDPSGYDAESSRNRYGLSEYRILMFPGAPRPYKGLEDVLIALDKINQPDLRLVIVGGSPYDDYDRQLQEKWGRWIIKLPKYPADVMPDLVAAAHIVVVPQRDTPETRAQFPLKLTDGMAMAKPVLSTRVGDIPKILGDTGYLVEPACPEQIAEKIQLIFENLESANQKGIKARERCVEHYSIEAMASVLKSVIARL
- a CDS encoding ABC transporter ATP-binding protein, whose protein sequence is MSTRKLLLRFAKPYPGLILLTILLGFSGALFNGISTALIVPVVLKIVGQEVDLSTAPPILKRLISPFDNTPEPYRIGVMAGAIIFTILLKNLATYASTLASSSLTRKLTSDMRETGLRLLLEIDIDYYAKTKVGDLINRLGGEIGRAASAIGSTVKIVILVITVLVFVALLLSISWQLTIAATLLLSLVTLINQYAISRSRTFGKQLSEMSRAYSVSVLETLNGIRLVKATGNEQKEYQRIKKLIRDRELADFQSQVNSEVITPLSEVMGITALLLIVLLSKTFFADQVSSLSTVLLTYLLVLLRVLPLISQLNTIRSNFASTAASVDVTNEFLSLHDKPFMEKGKLPYTKLEEGVSFNSLCFAYPDHEKLVLKDVNLYLPRGTTLALVGGSGAGKSTLADLLPRFYDPIAGSITIDGTDLREFDLISVRKRMGIVSQDTFLFNDSVQNNIAYGRAEATEDEILTAAKRANAYEFISKLPQGFDTLIGDRGVMLSGGQRQRLAIARALLQNPEILILDEATSALDTVSERLVQAALDDLSRDRTTLVIAHRLSTVQKANQIAVLEQGQVVEVGTHDELLQKGGYYSRLYSMQFAERPETVTKHNQSLLRISHEIRTQMNSMIGFLRLLLDDLVDDSQERHELIEDSYKSALRILNTIDVFEDVINLQISGQMLSISDQNQNIISKHYQIFNQISVEFRTSLNLILSSLRSLADNLTYTTEEQNGLITESYESAIYLLDDLGKFENSINV
- a CDS encoding glycosyltransferase family 4 protein; amino-acid sequence: MKNPPLKQHYIFFIGEELPQPEAHLVQSTNAANAAANLGYSTVLVYHDKGAKASNPVNLLRPFQPIKTPVELVQYYNLHDKLKVAPLPMPWPIDHFQSKFTDSNTIASKYYLPFHILPTTKLVHSRNWNFIKAAIKNGIPAIYEHHHHEDKPFEPEIVTNPLLQIAVTVVDTIRESMIKNGMPPEKVIKLHNGFNRLFMERQPEKAAEWRKKLLRDESQSLVVYAGALQQFKGIDVLIDVANEMPNVQFACAGGKPAEVEYYQKLVTEKQVHNIKFLGYILHNELASLLQAADVLAHPHCSGKAATFTSPLKLFDYFASGTPIVATEIPSLVEFQDTQSITAWCEPDNSSKFAESLKRVLETHPRKIEGYPDSIEFVKQFSWENRAAKILSYVDKSLLPLVIA